The DNA sequence ttttggttgtttCTTTTACTTGGGGAGTGGGGATAGTGGGCTGAGTAACCTGCTACCCACTTAAAATGCATTAAACTTTCCTGATTGTATAAGCCTTTGAAATTACCCAATTGGTTGACCTCCAGTAGATGGATAAGAATGTGGTGGGTAGAtgggttggttggttggttggtagaTGAGGGCTGAAACCAGAGGACGCCTGTTTTCATTCCCTGTTATTTGCATCTGACCAGCAGGTGTGACACCGATGCTGCTGTGGGCACATGCCACTATCTCCAATTCACACATTGAGGACCAAAACATAAACTATGGTTTTAATGTGCTTTGAATGAAACCACCTGCAGGGAAAGTTACCCACATTATTTGCCAGTAGCACTATGTATATCTTTGCTGGACTGAGGACTGgattaaacactgaggtttaGTGTTTagtcttttacattacattacatgtcatttagcagatgcttttttCCAAAGCGTCTTACAATGGAGTCTTGCAAGAGTTAGTTTCTCAGGTAAGTAGCAGCTGTCTTTTCTGTCTGCCATTTGTAACACAAACTATTATTTCCTCTCCAGGCATAAGAAAccaaacacagataaacactTGATGTTTAATGTCATGGCATCCAAGGTAAAATATCTTTTCTTGCTGCATATTCTGAATTTGACATATTACCTCAGCATTGGCTGTTACATACTGTAAGTGATCATGTTTTCCTGTCTAATTTATCAATCAATAACAGTTTCTAATCTGTGTTCACTATAGCGACTGATTTTAATCTCCATGGTGTGGTTTCTAATGCAAGGTAagtgttatttatataaagcTCATATACAAGTATTTGTATACTGTGTCCAACATCTCTCACCAGCAAGGCAGCATCACACAAACCAGGAAATCACATAAGTCAAATCATGTAACCCTAGCAACTTTTGAATTTTGCCAGCAGCTCCATGCAGTGCCTTCACAGTGAATTGCTCTGAGCCAAACCAACCTGCCCTTTTGAAGGCTCTGACTCCACTGTTTAACCTGAGCTCCATACGACCTGTCATGGACACATCAACAACTACCAACGTCGACATTTTCTTCGCCATTTATGGAATATTAGGAGTGGtaagtttacatcttataaaaaaacaacaaccaagaaATCTCTTTGAGGAGTTTAGGTGATGGTGTATAATTAAGGATTATATTTTTACTAATGAGTAAAAATCCTTTGGGCTGCTGTCTACAAACACATCCTTATAAGGATCCATGTGTTGAAATTGTTACTCTTGTCTTCCAGGATGAAAAGTCTCAACTCTTGATGACGTACCTTTGCCTCAATTATGTAAGTTCTGCATTCACCCATTTCCAGGCAGTGATGATGTACCAGTAGAGTTGTGTGATCAAGTGTAGCGTCTGCTCTGTGCGCTGACAAcaggtttgttgttttagaggtGGATTAACGAGTTTATCACCTGGGATCCGACCCAGTGCGGCTCACACAGGATTTCTCTCCCCAGAAACAAATTGTGGATGCCAGATATTGTGATCAATGAATTGTgagtccatttatttatttattttcatggagTAATCTACAGAAATGGCTCAGCACTTTTTTTGGCACTATTTGGTCCTTTAGTGAGAACTGacacaatatatacagtaatattAATCAATGAGTCAATATTTGGATGTACACATGTAGTTGTAGTGTTTTCAAATATAAACTCGGCAGAGAAAGTTAAGACTCCTAAACTTCTGCTCAAGGTGCCACATTTTCTCTGCTTTGTTTCCCCATCTTGCAGCATGGATGAAAACACGGCCCCTCATGTTccatatgtgcatatatatcaCAATGGTTTGGTGTGGGACGCTCTACCGGCCAAAGTTGTGAGCTCCTGTAACCTTGATATTTATACCTTCCCATTCGACATACAGAAttgcactttcactttcaactCCTACCTCCATGACAGTAAGAAAAcgcaactttcttttttttcagttttcttttggaCAAGTTTGGACAAAAGCTTCAACCAGTTTTAATAAATCTAAAACTGCTGTGTCAGATTTGTATGGACAAGAagctatgaatgaatgatgaactGTTCTGCAATTTTCAATTTCAGGGTTAAACAACCACTTGCATGCAATGCATTGTTGTGCATTTTGTAGTAGTGTTTGATATCAACATGTATGTTGTGACAAGGTGTAATGAGCAAATGTCAGTTTGAGTCAGTTATTGAAAATGCATGTgggacagtttttctttttttatgcctTTCTTTTCATTACAGTGATGATCTTAGAGGTCGATACcttcctgtgtttgtctctccTCAGGTGACGAATTGAAGCTTACCCTGATGAGAACTGTACAGTACATGacagaaatgtctaaaaatgtcATGACCACGATGGGAGAATGGGAGCTATTGAATATCACTGGCAACAAATACAATGATGAGAATGAGTACAACAATGTTCTTCAATTTCATGTACGTTGATGGTGCTGTCTGTAAAATGgtctaaatacacaaaaatggcattttaCACTCAGATTGTAAAACTACACATTTAGGTTAAAACTTATGTTATGAATTTGACTTACTGGAGTGCATAATTCTAAGATATTCAAACATTGTAATACAGCaacagtaaatatgtgtgtcaaaatacaGTTTATCACAGAAGGTTAGAAAAGTCCACAATCTTTTGATTCGATTCCCTTCACAGATTCAAAAAACCTGAGCAGGAAATTGACAATAAAACGCATTTAGGGAAAACTTAGTTATAGTTTAAGATTAGTTAAATTCTTCTTGACTTGTAGCTGTGTGATTTGATGCTTTAGCCCACAGCTGAATGTTGACAGCATGCTCATTGTCTTTTGAGTTAATAAGAGCCTTATGGTACAATAAATATTCTGCCAGCTAGTGTCCAATCgtgaatttaaatattattttataaagtaaataatgattAATACAGTGTACTGGTTGagcaacaaaacattttcaattttcaatttacattttctgtgcAAATGGTTCCTGACAAACCTTTTTCCTTCTTCGGGCTTCTGTAGATCAGCTTGAGGCGCCGAGCCAAAATGTATGTGGTGAACCTGCTGATTCCCAGCATCTTCCTCATCACCATTGACctcttcagtttcctgctgccTCCACAAAGTGTGGACAGATCCTCCTTCAAGATGACCCTCATCCTGGGCTACACCGTCTTCCTGCTCATCATGAACGACCTGTTGCCCACAACTGGACACGCTGTACCTCTCCTAAGTTAGTGGTTTTCAGAGAAAGCACATGTTTGAGAGTGTTTGGtccttttaaatataattatgaGCATATAACTATGTATACATGAAACTAATATTAATATAACTGTGTGTAATGTGTTGacttatattatttaaaaaccaATACTTTTCAGTTTTCACCTCACTGAATGATTCCTGGACGTCCAGAAATCAGCTAATAACAGATAAAGACAGTTGGAGCAAAGCCAgtctgggattggcacagcagctccatgtggaggatgaatTGATGTAAACCTTTATTGGTGAGGGGTCCATGTCCCACCtgtcttgttgtttgtttctttgctttacATCAGAtgtgttcttctctctctgcctggCTCTGATGGTTGCCAGTCTACTGGAGACAATCCTCATCACTAACCTGCTGTGCGGCTCTGTCAAAGACTCTCCAGTTCCTCACTGGATCCAAGTGCTCGTTCTTCAGATTTTaggttttcttgttttcctgcCACGCAAAGCTAAAAATTCAGGTATTTATCTTATTAGTGGTTAAACACAGTAtaaaatataagtataaatcaGAGATTTGCAAGTTTTAATTCACAAGAAATAGTTTAAGCATGATAGTTGATCATAAACTTTGAGGAAAGGTACTTAAAACTGtctggatttcttttttctttttttatacatagACATGGAGCAAAGTGTTGCAGTGGTAAAGCTTGATGCTGTTGAGGGACCTCCACAGGAGAAGGGGCCAGTGGTGGAGGACAGGGTCGTGCAGGAGCTGAGAAGCCTGGCTACGGACGTCCAGGCTCTCCGCCTCCAGGTGGAGCAGCAGCGGCTTGATGGAAGCCAAAGCTCGGAGGATTGGATCCAGGTGGGTTT is a window from the Solea solea chromosome 9, fSolSol10.1, whole genome shotgun sequence genome containing:
- the LOC131465941 gene encoding 5-hydroxytryptamine receptor 3C-like isoform X2, translated to MALSEWTSVFLGEANGVLDGDTWNLEFDPSIRANTPEPGWKEYVSNTSARHKKPNTDKHLMFNVMASKRLILISMVWFLMQAPCSAFTVNCSEPNQPALLKALTPLFNLSSIRPVMDTSTTTNVDIFFAIYGILGVDEKSQLLMTYLCLNYRWINEFITWDPTQCGSHRISLPRNKLWMPDIVINEFMDENTAPHVPYVHIYHNGLVWDALPAKVVSSCNLDIYTFPFDIQNCTFTFNSYLHDSDELKLTLMRTVQYMTEMSKNVMTTMGEWELLNITGNKYNDENEYNNVLQFHISLRRRAKMYVVNLLIPSIFLITIDLFSFLLPPQSVDRSSFKMTLILGYTVFLLIMNDLLPTTGHAVPLLNVFFSLCLALMVASLLETILITNLLCGSVKDSPVPHWIQVLVLQILGFLVFLPRKAKNSDMEQSVAVVKLDAVEGPPQEKGPVVEDRVVQELRSLATDVQALRLQVEQQRLDGSQSSEDWIQVGFIIDRLLFGIYILFISVSFITIIIIWNNSYSQ
- the LOC131465941 gene encoding 5-hydroxytryptamine receptor 3C-like isoform X1, producing the protein MALSEWTSVFLGEANGVLDGDTWNLEFDPSIRANTPEPGWKEYVSNTSARHKKPNTDKHLMFNVMASKRLILISMVWFLMQAAPCSAFTVNCSEPNQPALLKALTPLFNLSSIRPVMDTSTTTNVDIFFAIYGILGVDEKSQLLMTYLCLNYRWINEFITWDPTQCGSHRISLPRNKLWMPDIVINEFMDENTAPHVPYVHIYHNGLVWDALPAKVVSSCNLDIYTFPFDIQNCTFTFNSYLHDSDELKLTLMRTVQYMTEMSKNVMTTMGEWELLNITGNKYNDENEYNNVLQFHISLRRRAKMYVVNLLIPSIFLITIDLFSFLLPPQSVDRSSFKMTLILGYTVFLLIMNDLLPTTGHAVPLLNVFFSLCLALMVASLLETILITNLLCGSVKDSPVPHWIQVLVLQILGFLVFLPRKAKNSDMEQSVAVVKLDAVEGPPQEKGPVVEDRVVQELRSLATDVQALRLQVEQQRLDGSQSSEDWIQVGFIIDRLLFGIYILFISVSFITIIIIWNNSYSQ